One window of Dehalobacterium formicoaceticum genomic DNA carries:
- a CDS encoding TOBE domain-containing protein codes for MKISARNQIKGKITQIKEGAVNSIVILDIGGGNKISATISMDAVSELGLKVGSDAYAIIKATSVMVGIDD; via the coding sequence ATGAAAATCAGCGCAAGAAATCAGATTAAAGGTAAGATCACTCAGATTAAAGAAGGCGCCGTCAATTCAATTGTCATCCTTGATATCGGCGGTGGCAACAAAATTAGCGCGACAATCTCAATGGACGCTGTTTCGGAACTTGGTCTAAAGGTTGGTTCAGATGCTTACGCCATAATCAAAGCAACTTCGGTTATGGTAGGAATCGATGACTGA
- the steA gene encoding putative cytokinetic ring protein SteA: MKGKIRRGLRTKELVKSLEPHEIAVIVHEDIDELAARALVAAKVQGVINTAASISGKYPHRGPEALLDAGIPVLDQVGRDFFDRVDDGLEIEIKGGEIFAGGRCLGHGQLLSRRVIQEKAHLGEEHFNLQLGKFIHNTIEYASKEQDLIGRDLVLPEMNMEFRGRHTLIVVRGKNYLEDLNVIRPYINEVKPILIGVDGGADALRSFGYQPDLIIGDMDSISDATLKCGAELLVHAYGDGRAPGMDRIAALGLKAKVLPAPGTSEDAAMLLAYQLGTELIVAVGSHSNVIDFLEKGRQGMASTFLTRLKVGSILVDAKGVSKLYRQKLKIRYIVLLVIAALIPFFIYSFISPQVSQFLRLLYMKLRILIKM; the protein is encoded by the coding sequence ATGAAAGGAAAGATCAGGCGGGGTTTAAGAACAAAAGAGCTTGTAAAAAGCCTAGAACCCCATGAAATTGCAGTCATCGTCCATGAAGATATTGATGAGCTGGCGGCACGAGCTTTAGTGGCGGCAAAAGTGCAAGGAGTCATCAATACCGCCGCCAGTATTTCGGGGAAATACCCCCATCGGGGGCCGGAAGCCCTCCTCGATGCCGGCATTCCTGTCCTTGACCAAGTGGGCAGAGATTTTTTTGACCGGGTTGATGATGGCCTGGAAATTGAAATCAAAGGCGGGGAAATCTTTGCCGGAGGTCGTTGTCTGGGTCATGGTCAACTCTTATCCAGGAGAGTCATCCAGGAAAAAGCACATCTGGGAGAAGAACACTTTAACCTTCAATTAGGAAAATTTATTCATAATACTATTGAGTATGCCTCCAAAGAACAGGACCTGATCGGCCGGGATTTGGTTCTGCCGGAAATGAACATGGAATTCCGCGGCCGTCACACCCTGATCGTGGTGCGGGGGAAAAATTATCTGGAAGATTTAAATGTGATTCGGCCCTATATCAACGAGGTGAAACCGATTCTCATCGGTGTGGATGGGGGTGCCGACGCCCTCAGAAGCTTTGGTTATCAGCCTGATTTAATTATTGGAGATATGGATTCCATCTCAGATGCGACGCTCAAATGCGGGGCGGAACTTCTTGTCCATGCCTATGGGGACGGCCGGGCACCGGGCATGGATAGAATCGCCGCCTTAGGTTTAAAAGCGAAGGTGCTGCCTGCTCCCGGGACCAGTGAAGATGCGGCGATGCTTTTGGCTTATCAATTGGGCACGGAATTGATTGTGGCTGTGGGCAGTCACTCCAATGTTATTGATTTTTTGGAAAAAGGACGTCAGGGAATGGCCAGTACTTTTTTGACACGCCTGAAGGTGGGCTCCATTTTAGTTGATGCCAAAGGAGTGAGCAAGCTTTATCGTCAAAAACTAAAAATTCGTTATATTGTCCTGCTTGTGATCGCTGCCCTGATTCCTTTTTTTATTTACAGCTTTATCTCACCGCAGGTTTCCCAATTCCTGAGGCTGCTTTATATGAAATTACGCATTCTGATTAAAATGTAG
- a CDS encoding phosphopentomutase, translating into MGKRVILIVLDSAGIGALPDAHLYGDEGSDTLGNLARQVGGLHLPHLGQFGLGNIHDIAGVLPEAKPKAAFGRMAEKSPGKDTTTGHWEMSGIILSQAFPTYPKGFPPSVITQFEQAIGRKVLGNIAASGTEIIKELGDRHLETGYPIVYTSADSVFQIAAHEKIIPLEKLYEMCTIARKILVGEHAVGRVIARPFDGPSGAFYRTAGRHDYSLLPTGETMLDLIKAAGQEVIGVGKIKDVFAGQGLTKTIKATNNREGMAATLDAMEQADQGLVFTNLVDFDMLFGHRNDAEGYAHALEEFDQFVPRFLSKLREKDLLIITADHGTDPTTGSTDHSREYVPLLIYGKNVPGGINLGTRETFADLGATIVDYLESGKLQHGISMVPEWDQQD; encoded by the coding sequence ATGGGGAAAAGAGTCATTTTAATCGTACTGGACAGTGCCGGAATCGGTGCTTTGCCGGATGCACATCTTTATGGAGATGAGGGCAGCGATACCTTAGGTAATTTGGCACGGCAGGTAGGGGGATTGCATCTGCCTCACTTGGGTCAGTTTGGCTTAGGTAACATTCATGATATTGCCGGTGTGCTGCCGGAAGCAAAACCGAAGGCTGCATTTGGCCGCATGGCGGAAAAATCCCCCGGTAAAGACACCACCACAGGCCATTGGGAGATGTCCGGGATTATTCTGAGCCAAGCCTTTCCCACCTATCCCAAGGGATTTCCTCCCTCTGTCATCACCCAGTTTGAGCAGGCCATCGGCAGGAAGGTACTGGGCAATATTGCCGCCTCCGGCACAGAAATTATCAAGGAACTTGGGGACCGGCATCTGGAAACGGGATATCCCATTGTCTATACTTCCGCCGACAGCGTATTTCAGATTGCCGCCCATGAGAAAATTATTCCTCTGGAAAAATTATATGAAATGTGTACCATCGCCCGGAAAATTTTAGTTGGGGAACATGCGGTAGGTCGTGTCATTGCCCGGCCTTTTGACGGTCCCTCCGGTGCCTTTTACCGTACCGCCGGACGCCATGATTATTCACTCCTGCCCACAGGCGAAACAATGCTGGATCTGATCAAGGCTGCCGGACAGGAAGTGATCGGTGTAGGAAAGATCAAGGATGTTTTTGCCGGCCAGGGACTTACTAAAACCATCAAAGCCACAAATAACCGGGAAGGCATGGCGGCGACCTTAGACGCCATGGAGCAAGCGGACCAGGGGCTGGTGTTCACAAATCTAGTGGACTTTGATATGCTTTTCGGTCATCGCAACGATGCGGAGGGTTATGCCCATGCTTTGGAGGAATTTGACCAATTTGTGCCCCGCTTCCTGAGCAAGCTGAGAGAAAAGGATCTCTTGATCATTACGGCAGATCACGGCACGGATCCTACAACCGGCAGTACCGATCATTCCCGGGAATATGTGCCTTTGTTGATTTATGGCAAAAATGTTCCGGGAGGAATAAATTTAGGCACCAGGGAAACCTTTGCTGATCTGGGAGCCACGATTGTAGATTATCTTGAATCAGGAAAACTGCAGCATGGTATCAGCATGGTTCCCGAGTGGGATCAACAAGATTAA
- the spoIIM gene encoding stage II sporulation protein M, which yields MAGRLRNLIINSFQDNFIIYLIIPVIFAIGIFFGMMGANNLNDQQAQDLVGYVDGFINNLPTAAVDAPSETKYALILNLKTLFYIWFLGLTVIGIPLTMVITFSRGFVLGFTTGFLIQEKAMQGIWVVLLTVVPQNLILVPVILIAAVTSISFSLFVIRGKFAGRTLNLSKRLLSYTFSFLVLGLFAVLSALIQGYISPSLVKAVFYFTSR from the coding sequence GTGGCGGGGAGATTACGCAATTTAATCATTAATAGCTTCCAGGATAATTTTATTATTTATTTGATCATTCCTGTTATTTTTGCCATCGGAATTTTTTTTGGTATGATGGGGGCAAATAACTTAAATGATCAGCAGGCACAGGATTTAGTGGGATATGTGGATGGCTTTATCAATAATTTACCGACTGCTGCCGTTGATGCCCCGTCTGAAACAAAATATGCTTTAATCTTGAATCTTAAGACTTTGTTTTACATTTGGTTTTTGGGCTTAACGGTCATTGGCATCCCTTTGACCATGGTGATTACTTTTTCCCGCGGTTTTGTTTTAGGTTTTACCACCGGATTTTTAATTCAGGAAAAAGCAATGCAGGGGATCTGGGTTGTTTTATTAACGGTGGTGCCGCAAAATCTTATTCTGGTTCCGGTTATATTAATCGCGGCGGTAACCTCGATTTCATTTTCCTTATTTGTTATCAGAGGGAAATTTGCCGGAAGAACTCTGAATCTCTCCAAAAGATTGCTTAGTTATACCTTTTCTTTCCTGGTCCTTGGTTTATTTGCCGTGCTTTCCGCACTTATTCAAGGATATATCTCACCCTCTTTGGTGAAGGCAGTGTTTTATTTTACATCAAGGTAA
- a CDS encoding NUDIX hydrolase, translating into MMDKYEQTLESTYIYQGKILSLRKDQVQLPNGKTSVREIVEHAGAVSIVPVTEEGNIILVKQYRKPVEQETIEIPAGKLDQGERPEDCAQRELREEIGFSGDLDLKFSYYTTPGFSDELLYLYVARNLKHAPLACDDDELIEKLEVSLEEAMHMITQGEIVDAKTIIGILTLKQEGHL; encoded by the coding sequence ATGATGGATAAATATGAACAGACCCTGGAATCAACTTACATATATCAGGGGAAAATCCTTTCTTTACGTAAAGATCAGGTACAGCTTCCCAATGGTAAAACATCTGTGCGGGAAATTGTGGAGCATGCCGGTGCCGTATCTATTGTTCCTGTCACGGAGGAAGGAAATATTATTTTAGTCAAGCAATATCGAAAACCGGTGGAACAGGAAACCATTGAAATCCCCGCCGGTAAACTGGATCAGGGAGAACGTCCGGAAGATTGTGCCCAAAGAGAACTCCGGGAGGAAATTGGCTTTTCCGGTGACCTGGATTTGAAATTTTCTTATTATACGACGCCCGGTTTTTCTGATGAGCTTTTGTATTTGTATGTGGCTCGTAATTTGAAGCATGCCCCTCTGGCATGTGATGATGATGAGCTGATCGAAAAATTGGAGGTCTCTTTGGAAGAAGCCATGCATATGATTACCCAAGGGGAAATTGTGGATGCCAAAACAATCATTGGAATCCTAACGTTGAAACAGGAGGGTCATCTTTGA
- a CDS encoding D-alanyl-D-alanine carboxypeptidase family protein produces MMWKKMAYYVLTICLILTLLPAPSLAANELNIEGEACILVDGISGQVLYSHNADKKWFPASTTKIMTLVLALEAVAEGRASLEDPVTTSEYAAGMGGSQVYLYPGETRTLHEMLIAIAVGSGNDASTAVAEYLGGSNEGFVKMMNDKAKALGMKNTNFVNSHGLHDDNHYTTAEDMAKLGVYALKVPKMLEYTSIYEYDFRPEPKPLKLWNTNRLLKWYEGCDGLKTGTTALAKRNLVSTAEKNNLRLVGVVLGVGKTNGHFTESMKLLNYGFNQFEFLEMYPAGKELITLPIGKGEVDQVGLVTANKVGIVQKKGEKANLSSKATATKYITAPIKKGDKLGELTLIRDGKEIDKIDLVANQDVGRGGLGRQITKMLRQVTLAQK; encoded by the coding sequence ATGATGTGGAAAAAGATGGCTTATTATGTACTGACAATATGTTTGATTTTAACCTTGCTGCCCGCCCCTTCCCTGGCCGCCAATGAGTTAAATATTGAGGGTGAAGCCTGCATTTTGGTGGATGGAATCTCCGGACAGGTTCTATATAGCCATAATGCAGATAAAAAATGGTTTCCCGCCAGTACCACAAAAATTATGACCCTAGTTTTGGCTTTGGAGGCAGTGGCAGAGGGCAGAGCCAGTTTGGAAGATCCCGTAACCACCAGCGAATATGCCGCCGGTATGGGAGGCTCACAGGTTTATTTATATCCCGGAGAAACGAGAACCCTGCATGAAATGTTAATCGCTATTGCGGTAGGGTCAGGAAATGATGCCAGTACGGCAGTGGCAGAATATTTAGGCGGCAGTAATGAAGGTTTTGTCAAAATGATGAACGATAAAGCCAAAGCCTTAGGCATGAAAAATACCAATTTTGTCAACAGTCATGGTCTCCATGACGACAACCATTATACCACAGCTGAGGATATGGCAAAACTGGGTGTCTACGCCCTGAAAGTGCCCAAAATGCTGGAATATACTTCTATTTATGAATATGATTTTCGCCCTGAACCAAAACCGTTAAAACTATGGAACACCAATCGTCTGCTGAAATGGTATGAAGGCTGTGACGGGTTAAAAACCGGTACCACTGCGCTGGCAAAAAGAAATTTGGTCAGTACGGCGGAAAAAAACAACCTGCGTCTGGTGGGCGTGGTTTTAGGTGTAGGAAAGACCAACGGCCATTTTACGGAGTCCATGAAATTACTTAATTACGGCTTTAATCAATTCGAATTTTTGGAGATGTATCCTGCCGGGAAAGAATTGATCACCCTTCCCATTGGCAAAGGAGAAGTGGATCAGGTTGGGTTGGTGACAGCGAACAAAGTGGGGATTGTCCAAAAGAAGGGGGAGAAAGCCAATCTTTCTTCAAAAGCTACCGCTACGAAATACATCACAGCACCGATCAAAAAAGGGGATAAACTGGGTGAGCTTACCTTGATCCGCGATGGCAAAGAAATTGATAAAATAGATTTGGTCGCCAATCAAGATGTAGGGCGGGGAGGTTTGGGCAGACAAATAACGAAAATGCTGCGCCAGGTGACACTAGCTCAAAAATAG
- a CDS encoding universal stress protein gives MYQKILVATDGSEYSMRAADYALTIAEKSKAEVMIISVAQYLHEDVAYTELATAIKLKDSEKFIQRMREQAAKIVSQTARIFNERNIPVQAIVEVGNPADIICQKAEDLGIDLIVMGTRGNSGVTRFMLGSVSSKVVTHALCSVFVVR, from the coding sequence ATGTATCAAAAAATTTTAGTAGCAACAGACGGTTCTGAGTATTCCATGAGAGCAGCAGATTACGCACTGACAATAGCTGAGAAAAGCAAAGCCGAGGTTATGATTATCAGCGTGGCCCAATATTTGCACGAAGATGTGGCATATACTGAATTGGCAACAGCCATTAAATTAAAGGATTCTGAGAAATTTATCCAACGGATGAGAGAGCAGGCTGCTAAGATTGTCTCACAAACAGCCCGGATCTTTAACGAGCGCAATATTCCTGTTCAAGCAATCGTCGAAGTGGGCAATCCGGCAGATATTATTTGCCAAAAGGCAGAAGATCTGGGCATTGATTTGATTGTCATGGGAACCCGGGGGAACTCAGGTGTGACGCGTTTTATGTTGGGAAGTGTCAGTTCTAAAGTAGTGACTCATGCTCTCTGCTCCGTCTTTGTTGTCAGGTAA
- a CDS encoding glycosyltransferase family 2 protein, protein MEVSLLIPAYNAGALIQQTIQSVQTAFPDFKEIIVVDDGSQDDTKIKAANAGARVLRLEKNRGKGNALNQGAPLVQGEIVVLLDADLGESAAMFMPLLIPVLNQKADVTIAKFPPPPIKGGFGWVKGLARHGIFSLTGKNIVSPLSGQRVMTREVFQSLLPFQEGFGVEVGAAIDILKQGWRWEEIEIDNLHHAYTGRNLGGFLHRGRQFYDISRTLIKKSGERS, encoded by the coding sequence ATGGAGGTAAGTCTTCTGATTCCCGCTTACAATGCCGGTGCTTTGATTCAACAGACGATCCAATCCGTCCAAACTGCATTTCCTGATTTTAAAGAAATCATCGTCGTGGATGACGGCTCCCAGGATGATACCAAAATAAAAGCGGCAAATGCAGGCGCCCGAGTGCTAAGGTTGGAAAAAAATAGGGGTAAGGGCAATGCCTTGAATCAAGGGGCACCTTTGGTACAGGGAGAGATCGTAGTTCTGCTGGATGCAGATCTGGGGGAAAGCGCAGCCATGTTTATGCCATTATTAATACCGGTGCTAAATCAAAAAGCCGATGTGACCATCGCAAAATTTCCGCCCCCTCCCATTAAGGGCGGTTTTGGATGGGTAAAGGGGTTGGCCCGGCATGGCATTTTTTCTTTAACGGGAAAAAATATTGTCTCTCCTTTATCCGGGCAAAGGGTGATGACCCGGGAGGTTTTCCAAAGCCTTTTACCCTTTCAGGAGGGTTTCGGCGTAGAAGTAGGTGCTGCCATTGATATCCTGAAGCAGGGCTGGCGATGGGAGGAAATAGAGATTGATAATCTGCATCATGCTTATACAGGGCGTAATTTAGGCGGTTTTTTACACCGGGGCCGGCAGTTTTATGATATCTCCCGGACTCTTATCAAGAAATCAGGAGAAAGATCATAG
- a CDS encoding glycosyl transferase family 4, translating to MANIIFFIIAFTISYYITPKILEMLSRGGIKEKNIRGRTIPVAAGIIFTAVLAPVFFLQALFFDYGTEAYMYLGFVTLVSFAGFVDDAAGTGESKGFSGHFSYLLHQKKWTTGIWKVALCGITAALASLVFSNSWYDLIINTLLIALMANFFNLLDVCPGRSIKVFLLGSLLIMVFLPSDTVNILLLPLLGAVGAYAIYDFQGQGMMGDAGSNVLGLALGLTLVAAGSLSLRVVTLVLLVLLHGVSEKISFSEIIKNNKMLDQLDRLGRRD from the coding sequence ATGGCAAACATTATCTTTTTTATCATCGCCTTTACAATTTCTTATTATATTACGCCCAAGATTTTGGAGATGCTGAGCAGGGGAGGCATCAAGGAAAAGAATATCCGGGGCAGGACCATCCCTGTTGCGGCAGGCATTATTTTTACTGCCGTGTTGGCGCCAGTCTTTTTCCTGCAAGCTTTATTTTTTGATTATGGGACGGAAGCTTATATGTACCTGGGATTTGTGACCTTGGTTTCTTTCGCAGGTTTCGTGGATGATGCCGCCGGAACCGGGGAGAGCAAAGGATTTTCCGGACACTTTTCTTATCTGTTGCATCAAAAAAAATGGACCACCGGGATTTGGAAGGTGGCCCTTTGCGGGATCACAGCTGCTCTGGCATCCCTTGTCTTCAGTAATTCCTGGTATGATTTGATCATTAATACGCTCCTCATCGCCCTGATGGCAAATTTCTTCAACCTTTTGGATGTCTGTCCGGGGCGCAGCATTAAAGTTTTTTTGTTGGGTTCCCTTTTGATCATGGTTTTTCTTCCTTCGGATACTGTGAATATTTTGCTGCTTCCTTTATTAGGCGCAGTAGGTGCTTATGCCATTTATGATTTTCAGGGCCAAGGGATGATGGGTGATGCCGGATCCAATGTGCTGGGTCTGGCCTTGGGACTCACCCTGGTGGCCGCAGGAAGTCTAAGTTTGCGGGTGGTGACACTTGTTCTTCTTGTGCTCCTGCACGGAGTTTCTGAAAAAATTTCCTTTTCAGAGATTATCAAAAACAACAAAATGCTTGATCAGCTGGATCGCTTGGGAAGGAGAGATTAA
- a CDS encoding pyrimidine-nucleoside phosphorylase, which translates to MRMYDIINKKKHGIVLTQEEMAFWVQGFAEGNISDYQAAALLMAIYFQGLSIDETSSLTSSMIDSGETIDLSRVPGIKGDKHSTGGVGDKTTLVLAPLLASMGITVAKMSGRGLGHTGGTLDKLESIPGFQVDLSPEEFMKQVENIGVAIVGQTRNLVPADKKIYALRDVTATVDSVPLIAASVMSKKLAAGADIIVLDVKFGSGAFMKTRPEAENLARMMVDIGKKKGKKMAAILTGMETPLGYAVGNALEVKEAIHVLQGEGPQDLRELSVYLTGITLWLAGKVSDAAKGRVQAEKHLDDGSALEKFRELIAAQHGNPQVIYDESLFPEGKFRYSLLADQDGYLGSMDTEGIGLAAMKLGAGRSKKEDLIDPAAGIIFYKKTGDRIRKGETIAMLHGNNEEQIDEGRDFLKKSLTLQQEAKAIPSLIDDLVII; encoded by the coding sequence ATGAGAATGTATGATATTATCAACAAAAAGAAACATGGCATCGTCTTAACCCAAGAGGAAATGGCATTTTGGGTTCAGGGATTTGCCGAGGGAAATATCTCCGATTATCAAGCTGCCGCCTTGTTAATGGCGATTTATTTTCAGGGTTTGTCCATAGACGAAACCTCATCTTTGACCTCCTCCATGATCGATTCCGGAGAAACCATTGATTTAAGCCGGGTACCGGGTATCAAGGGAGACAAACACAGCACAGGGGGTGTGGGTGATAAAACGACCTTGGTCTTAGCGCCCCTCTTAGCCTCCATGGGTATTACAGTTGCAAAAATGTCCGGGCGGGGACTGGGTCATACGGGTGGCACTCTGGACAAGCTGGAATCCATTCCCGGTTTTCAGGTGGATCTATCCCCGGAGGAGTTTATGAAGCAGGTGGAAAACATTGGGGTGGCCATCGTGGGTCAAACCAGAAATCTGGTACCGGCGGATAAAAAGATCTATGCCTTAAGAGATGTCACGGCTACTGTAGATTCTGTGCCCTTAATCGCCGCCAGCGTGATGTCAAAAAAGTTGGCGGCAGGCGCAGATATCATTGTGCTGGATGTTAAATTCGGCTCCGGCGCCTTTATGAAAACGCGGCCAGAAGCAGAAAATTTGGCGCGCATGATGGTGGATATCGGCAAAAAAAAGGGCAAAAAGATGGCCGCGATACTAACGGGTATGGAAACTCCTCTGGGTTATGCCGTAGGGAACGCTCTGGAGGTCAAAGAAGCGATCCATGTTCTCCAGGGCGAAGGGCCTCAGGATTTAAGGGAGCTCAGTGTTTATCTGACCGGTATTACCCTTTGGCTGGCGGGAAAGGTCTCTGATGCAGCAAAAGGCCGGGTTCAGGCGGAAAAGCATTTGGATGACGGCTCAGCATTGGAAAAATTCCGGGAACTTATTGCCGCGCAGCATGGTAATCCCCAGGTGATCTATGATGAGAGTTTGTTTCCGGAAGGAAAGTTCCGTTATTCCTTGTTAGCAGATCAGGATGGCTATCTTGGCTCCATGGATACGGAAGGGATCGGGCTGGCGGCGATGAAGCTGGGCGCAGGGCGCAGCAAAAAAGAGGATTTAATTGATCCCGCAGCAGGCATTATCTTTTATAAAAAAACAGGAGACCGGATCAGAAAAGGGGAAACCATCGCCATGCTCCACGGCAATAATGAAGAGCAAATTGACGAGGGAAGGGATTTCCTGAAGAAAAGTCTAACCTTGCAGCAGGAAGCAAAAGCCATTCCATCCTTGATTGACGATCTGGTGATCATCTAA
- the xerD gene encoding site-specific tyrosine recombinase XerD, whose product MKTLIDNFLYYLAVEKGLADNTVKGYQLDLKSFLDFLNEKSLTEMKEITRHHIIAYLMKLQNEKKSPATLARRCACLKSFFHFLLREKIIDLDPTSHLEVPKLAGTLPQVLSIAEVERLLSQPQTGTLLGSRDKAMLEVIYATGLRVSELINLDLQDINLEMGFLRCLGKGSKERIVPLGSFAIQALEEYLKGSRVKLTLKSAEKALFVNQHGRRLTRQGFWKILKAYVTEAQISTPITPHTFRHSIATHMLENGADLRTVQEILGHADISTTQIYTHLTKSHLKEVYDHCHPRAK is encoded by the coding sequence ATGAAAACATTGATAGACAACTTCTTATATTATTTGGCCGTAGAGAAGGGATTGGCAGATAATACAGTAAAAGGTTACCAATTAGATTTAAAATCATTTCTTGATTTTCTCAATGAAAAATCGTTGACGGAAATGAAAGAGATCACACGTCATCATATTATTGCTTATCTAATGAAATTACAAAATGAGAAAAAATCTCCAGCTACTTTGGCGCGGCGCTGTGCATGTCTCAAATCTTTTTTCCATTTTTTATTGCGGGAAAAAATCATCGATCTGGATCCCACCAGTCATCTGGAGGTCCCTAAGCTGGCTGGCACCCTGCCCCAGGTTCTGTCGATAGCGGAAGTGGAGCGGCTGTTAAGCCAACCCCAGACAGGAACACTGTTAGGATCCAGAGACAAAGCCATGTTGGAAGTAATCTACGCCACCGGTTTACGGGTTTCGGAGCTGATCAATTTGGATCTCCAGGATATCAACCTGGAGATGGGCTTCCTGCGTTGTCTGGGCAAAGGTTCAAAAGAAAGAATTGTACCCTTGGGGTCTTTCGCGATCCAAGCTTTAGAAGAATATTTAAAAGGATCCCGTGTTAAATTAACTTTGAAATCAGCAGAAAAAGCATTATTTGTCAATCAGCATGGGCGGAGACTGACCCGTCAAGGTTTTTGGAAAATACTCAAAGCTTATGTCACGGAGGCTCAGATCAGCACCCCCATTACACCCCATACCTTCAGGCATTCCATTGCCACCCACATGTTGGAAAATGGGGCTGATCTGAGAACCGTGCAAGAAATATTGGGACATGCTGATATTTCCACCACTCAGATCTATACTCATCTTACGAAGTCACATCTAAAAGAGGTTTATGACCATTGCCATCCCAGAGCAAAGTGA
- a CDS encoding DUF3866 family protein, with protein MERIESKIGKVKNILMQREGFSEIEVALEGRLEKAINYEDLTGKIDLGDRVLLNTTGVKLGLGTGGYHFVETNLSHPLTSLAGKGHIMKLNYTPQQIKVLSVEEEAAGFQEVFNNFHSLEGLPVMIFSLHSALAPLVLSYKLIQPQARLAYIMTDGGALPAAFSHTLARLKEEGWIKTVLTSGHTFGGDYEAVNIYSALIAAKEIAGADAVLMGLGPGHVGTGTKWGFSAIQLGEGVNAVNILGGRPIFCPRISFLDPRLRHQGISHQSLTILSQVTLSPALVVLPHLPEEQEKMIKQQIEAYKIEEKHSVIWEHGKMGWEHLQETSYSFQTMGRGLSEDQAYFLGICAGGIYAAKIAEGKGFN; from the coding sequence ATGGAAAGAATTGAATCCAAAATTGGCAAGGTGAAAAATATCCTTATGCAAAGGGAAGGATTTTCAGAAATTGAGGTTGCTTTGGAGGGGCGCCTGGAAAAAGCGATTAATTATGAGGATCTGACCGGAAAGATCGATTTGGGAGACCGGGTCTTATTAAATACCACCGGTGTCAAGCTTGGTTTGGGAACCGGGGGTTATCATTTTGTTGAGACCAACCTGTCCCATCCCCTGACCTCGCTTGCGGGCAAAGGTCACATTATGAAACTCAACTACACACCTCAACAAATAAAGGTCCTCAGTGTGGAAGAGGAAGCGGCGGGTTTTCAGGAGGTATTTAACAATTTTCACTCCCTGGAAGGTTTGCCGGTGATGATCTTTTCCCTGCACAGTGCCTTAGCTCCTTTGGTCCTATCCTATAAGCTGATCCAGCCCCAAGCCCGCCTGGCTTATATTATGACCGACGGCGGCGCCTTGCCGGCAGCCTTCAGTCATACTTTAGCCCGCTTAAAGGAGGAGGGTTGGATTAAAACTGTGCTGACCAGCGGACATACCTTTGGGGGAGATTATGAAGCGGTCAATATTTATTCCGCTCTCATTGCGGCCAAAGAAATTGCCGGAGCAGATGCCGTCTTAATGGGGTTGGGTCCCGGACATGTGGGTACCGGGACAAAATGGGGTTTTAGTGCCATCCAATTAGGGGAAGGGGTGAATGCCGTCAATATTTTGGGCGGTCGGCCGATTTTTTGTCCCCGGATCAGTTTTTTAGATCCACGTTTGCGCCATCAGGGTATCAGCCACCAGTCCCTGACCATTCTCTCTCAGGTAACTTTGTCGCCGGCCCTCGTAGTGCTGCCTCACTTACCCGAGGAACAGGAAAAAATGATTAAGCAGCAAATCGAAGCATACAAAATTGAAGAAAAACATAGTGTGATTTGGGAGCATGGAAAAATGGGCTGGGAGCATTTACAGGAAACCTCTTATTCTTTTCAAACCATGGGCAGAGGACTTTCGGAAGATCAAGCCTACTTTTTGGGCATCTGCGCCGGCGGCATTTATGCTGCCAAGATCGCCGAAGGAAAAGGATTCAATTAA